One Thunnus albacares chromosome 12, fThuAlb1.1, whole genome shotgun sequence genomic region harbors:
- the LOC122993098 gene encoding CCN family member 1-like, with amino-acid sequence MYEVFAVLILCISMVSASCPKDCQCPPELPTCAAGISLVLDNCGCCKVCARQLFEDCSKSEPCDRMKGLECNFGGGYGSARGVCRAKSDGRTCEYNNKIYQNGETFRPNCKHQCTCMDGAVGCVSLCPRELTLPNLGCTKPRLVKVPGQCCEQLVCSEEAKMESSVVKKHSKKHHKDRSSEDDLTNKNELAPLWRGEAKSLPAFRSHPVSHMLARGVKCVSHTTDWSPCSKSCGTGVSTRVTNSNSQCKLVKETRICEIRPCNQMTKNGQKCKHIEKASRPVKLTHAGCRSLKKFQPRYCGSCSDGWCCRPQRTQTLPVRFRCKNGETFSKMVMMIQSCKCDLDCSGSNQKPPALYRLFNDIHKLTM; translated from the exons ATGTATGAAGTCTTTGCTGTTTTGATCCTCTGCATTTCAATG GTGTCAGCCTCATGCCCTAAGGACTGCCAGTGCCCCCCTGAATTGCCCACATGTGCAGCAGGAATCAGTCTCGTGCTCGACAACTGTGGATGCTGTAAAGTTTGTGCGCGGCAGCTCTTTGAAGACTGCAGCAAGTCAGAGCCATGTGACCGCATGAAGGGACTGGAGTGCAACTTTGGAGGTGGATATGGTTCTGCAAGGGGAGTCTGTCGAG CCAAATCTGACGGAAGAACTTGTGAGTACAACAACAAGATTTACCAGAATGGGGAAACCTTCCGTCCAAATTGCAAGCACCAGTGCACTTGCATGGATGGTGCTGTTGGGTGTGTGTCCCTATGCCCACGTGAACTCACGCTGCCCAATCTGGGTTGTACCAAGCCCAGGCTGGTCAAGGTACCGGGGCAGTGCTGTGAACAACTCGTCTGCTCAGAGGAAGCAAAGATGGAGAGCTCTGTGGTgaagaaacacagcaaaaagCACCACAAAGACAGATCATCTGAAGATGACCTCACCAATAAGAATGAGTTGGCCCCTTTGTGGAGAGGAGAAGCCAAGTCTTTACCTG CTTTCAGGAGTCACCCAGTGAGCCACATGTTGGCCAGAGGAGTCAAGTGTGTGTCTCACACCACAGATTGGTCTCCCTGCTCCAAATCCTGTGGCACTGGAGTGTCCACTAGGGTGACCAACAGCAACTCACAGTGCAAACTGGTGAAAGAGACTCGAATCTGTGAAATCCGACCGTGCAACCAAATGACGAAG AATGGTCAGAAATGTAAACACATAGAAAAAGCAAGCCGTCCAGTTAAACTAACCCATGCAGGCTGTCGTAGCCTGAAAAAGTTCCAGCCCAGGTACTGCGGGTCCTGTTCAGATGGGTGGTGCTGCAGGCCTCAACGCACCCAGACGTTACCTGTCCGCTTCCGGTGCAAAAACGGGGAGACCTTCAGcaagatggtgatgatgatcCAGTCCTGCAAGTGTGACCTTGACTGCTCCGGCAGCAATCAAAAGCCGCCCGCTCTCTACAGACTTTTCAATGATATCCACAAACTGACAATGTAA